In one window of Primulina tabacum isolate GXHZ01 chromosome 8, ASM2559414v2, whole genome shotgun sequence DNA:
- the LOC142553116 gene encoding uncharacterized protein LOC142553116: MRGMPLPFDFEGSGVLDLELIVEKRGFFTDCSILSFDFFKKNCFLDSGFVEPTSVLDSARISSRPTSSSTLSSSFCGGGGGAASNDTAGVVAVSDTNPSPKWHLDSTTATSSNVGRVDSELLPIPTSLDTGIACGGGVGNAEKCAMEDWESVLSESVAVSPTQEQSIFRMIMADAEDPGMGNLNKVLQFSGGGSSAAAEFEFTAGFGAVDQSFGGDQFDAQFMPTFQNFPNSNRSNAESVVLASNVPSNYKLPPSSKDLMHPSSISNNLGAAGLHHQAAFDSGAEMKPPIFNPQLLINQHQIQQSQNPSFYLPLTFAQHQEQNLFVAPAQAKRLHTGSICGGLDPRGQMLKGSYEDTGQQELFISRQQAIPHQIQLLPQYRQHRPMGPGQKPKIVGGDEPGHSLQQQQQAIIDQLYKAAELVQTGNPVLAQEILARLNHQFSPIDKPFHRAAFYCKEALQMLLQTNNNVDLCPTTSSPFSLIFKIGAYKAFSEISPLVQFAHFTCNQALLEAFDGFRRIHIVDFDTGYGGQWASLIQELALRNEGTPSLKITVLASTSTHEQIELGLTRENLIHFASEMNLAFEFEVMSIDSLNSGLWSQCWHTSDSEVVAVNLPVGSLVNYQLPVPLVLHFVKQLSPRIVVSVDRGCDRTDLSFANHIIHALQSYSNLLESLEAVNMNADAMQNIERFFIYPGIEKVVMGRFRYPEKTQHWRTMFLSSGFSPVTFSNFTESQAECLIKKTPVRGFQVEKRQSSLVLCWQRKELISASAWRC; encoded by the coding sequence ATGAGGGGGATGCCCTTGCCCTTTGATTTTGAGGGGTCAGGGGTGTTAGATTTGGAGCTGATTGTGGAGAAAAGAGGTTTTTTTACTGATTGTAGCATcctttcatttgattttttcaagaaaaattgTTTCTTGGATAGTGGTTTTGTTGAGCCCACGTCTGTCCTGGATTCTGCAAGGATTTCTAGCCGGCCCACGTCTTCCTCAACCCTGTCTTCTTCTTTCTGTGGCGGTGGTGGCGGTGCCGCATCTAACGACACGGCGGGGGTGGTGGCGGTTTCGGACACAAACCCATCTCCCAAGTGGCACCTAGATTCGACTACTGCCACCAGCTCCAATGTCGGGCGAGTTGATTCCGAACTCCTCCCTATTCCGACGTCTCTTGATACCGGAATCGCCTGCGGCGGCGGTGTGGGGAACGCGGAGAAATGTGCTATGGAGGATTGGGAGAGTGTGCTGTCGGAGTCCGTCGCCGTTTCTCCGACTCAAGAACAGTCCATTTTCCGGATGATCATGGCGGATGCGGAGGACCCTGGAATGGGGAATCTGAATAAGGTTCTTCAATTTAGCGGTGGTGGCAGTTCAGCTGCGGCGGAGTTTGAGTTTACTGCGGGGTTTGGGGCTGTGGATCAAAGCTTCGGTGGTGACCAATTTGACGCACAATTTATGCCCACATTTCAAAATTTCCCCAATAGTAATAGATCCAATGCCGAAAGTGTTGTTCTGGCTTCTAATGTCCCAAGTAACTATAAGTTGCCTCCTAGCTCGAAAGATCTTATGCATCCTTCCTCAATATCCAACAATCTTGGAGCCGCAGGTCTGCATCATCAAGCTGCATTTGATTCTGGTGCTGAAATGAAGCCTCCCATTTTCAATCCCCAGCTGCTGATAAATCAGCACCAAATTCAGCAATCTCAGAACCCCTCATTTTACTTACCTCTAACTTTTGCACAACACCAAGAGCAGAATCTTTTTGTGGCTCCTGCTCAGGCGAAAAGGCTCCACACGGGTTCTATTTGTGGTGGCCTCGATCCCCGTGGCCAAATGTTGAAAGGTTCTTATGAGGATACAGGCCAACAAGAGTTGTTCATTAGTAGACAGCAGGCAATTCCTCATCAGATTCAATTACTTCCCCAATATCGGCAACATAGGCCGATGGGTCCAGGGCAGAAGCCAAAAATTGTCGGCGGGGATGAACCAGGGCATAGCCTCCAGCAACAACAGCAGGCAATAATCGACCAGCTGTACAAAGCGGCTGAGCTGGTCCAGACAGGGAATCCTGTACTCGCGCAAGAGATATTGGCGCGGCTCAATCACCAGTTCTCTCCTATTGATAAGCCTTTTCATAGGGCTGCTTTTTATTGCAAGGAGGCGTTGCAAATGCTCCTCCAAACTAACAACAATGTTGACCTGTGTCCCACCACTTCTTCCCCGTTTAGTCTTATTTTCAAGATCGGTGCTTATAAGGCCTTCTCTGAGATTTCACCCCTAGTACAATTTGCTCATTTTACTTGCAATCAAGCCCTCCTAGAAGCCTTTGACGGATTCCGTAGGATTCATATTGTAGATTTTGATACTGGGTATGGTGGACAATGGGCCTCTCTCATTCAGGAACTAGCACTAAGGAACGAGGGCACACCTTCTTTGAAAATCACTGTACTTGCGTCAACCTCAACTCATGAGCAGATAGAGCTCGGACTCACTCGGGAAAATCTCATTCATTTTGCTAGTGAAATGAATCTAGCATTTGAGTTCGAGGTTATGAGCATCGATTCTTTGAATTCTGGTTTATGGTCTCAGTGTTGGCACACATCCGATAGTGAAGTGGTTGCCGTGAATCTTCCAGTTGGTTCCCTCGTCAATTACCAGTTACCGGTTCCTTTAGTCCTTCACTTTGTGAAACAATTGTCTCCAAGAATTGTTGTCTCTGTGGACCGAGGATGTGATCGAACTGATCTTTCATTTGCCAACCATATTATTCATGCCCTTCAATCATATTCCAACCTTCTCGAGTCGCTGGAAGCAGTTAATATGAATGCAGATGCCATGCAAAATATCGAGAGGTTTTTTATCTATCCGGGGATCGAAAAAGTTGTAATGGGTCGTTTTCGTTATCCTGAGAAGACACAGCATTGGAGGACTATGTTTCTATCTTCAGGCTTTTCCCCAGTAACATTCAGCAATTTCACCGAATCACAAGCCGAATGCCTCATAAAGAAGACTCCCGTACGTGGATTCCAAGTAGAAAAGAGGCAATCGTCGCTCGTTCTTTGTTGGCAACGGAAGGAGTTGATCTCTGCTTCGGCTTGGAGATGCTGA